GCTCTATATATGAAGACCTGAACGGATCTTCGAAAAACTCTCCCCTGTGCTGGGAGATACGCTGAATATCCCTCGAGGTGACAAGGGGCATCTCCCCCATGCAGCAGCGTCCGCAGCGTCCGCAGATATCGGCGAAGATTTCCCTGCCGAAGCGGTCCGCCACAATGTTGACGACAGCCCTCACGGCATCTCTCAGCGCCGTATATTCGATATAGCTGACCTGGCGCCGGCTCTGGCCCTCTCCCGGCGACGGGGTGACCACAGTGAGGCTGTCAACGGAGAGCTCAATGACGGTGTCCTGACGGATATCCATGAAGCCTTCCTGCCGCAGGGGTCCGGACCTGAGGCCCATTATCACATCTCTCTGGATTCACCGGTGGCGGGGAATAATCCTGTAAACATAGTTTACGAGCCGGCAACATACTTAACAAAAGCTCTTTTTATCACAGGCCCCGGCAGCATCGACGGAGGGGCTTTCATCTCCTGACAATGACTTCATGGAGGAAAGGGAGCCGCGCTTCGGGCTTTTCCAAATACCTGTTGCATAGGTGGCCGATTTGTTGTATTATTATGATGTACTCAATGGGGAAGGGGACCACTGCCATGATAAATCCAGCCTTTCACCGCATCACCTCTGCACCAGACTCCATGCCGCAGCCCGGGGACGCCCAGGCAGGCCCCGCGCAGGACGTGGCCGCCAGGATGGCCCGGGAGACCGCCGGGGAGCACCCCGGAGTGAAGCGGCTTCACCAGGAGGTCGTGGAGCTCACCGGGAAGAAGGAAGCCCTCTATCAGGTCCTCACCCTATCACGCGATGAGCGCCTAGAGATTCTCAAGAGCAGCAATCCCACCCTTTATGATGAGATCGGCAAGTCAGTTTATAATAAGCTCAATTCCACGGCCTTCAGGATATGCGCGGGAACCTGGCTCGCCGGCGCCGCCGTGGCCATAGGCACCGTGACGGCGGCGGTGATGGGCGCAGCCATATCGACTCCCCTTTCTCTCTCCTTCCCTGCCTTCCTGGGACTGGGAACGGGTGTCTCGAGGCTCTATCTCCATCTCGCCGAGAAGAAAAAAGGCCCGGCGATGAGGGACGAGCTCGCTATTAAATGCTTTGAATACCAGAAGGGCGAGCTGGAGCAGGCCATAGAGAAAAAGAAGGCTCAGGAAGAGGAGCTGGTGAAAAAGGTCGCCTCCGACAACCAGGCCCTTGTCGATGCCGCTTCAGGAAGCGGCGCTGGTGGCGAGGCAATCAAGGATGAAGACGGATTTGTCGATATAGGTGGCGTGAAGCTGAAGGTGAACAAAAGCATGGACCTCATCACCGGCCCACCGCTCAAGGCTCTGCATCCCTGGCTCTCATGAACGTGGTGACAGGATACCGGAGAGGACTGGTGTTGGGTGCGCTTCTGCTCCTCGCCCTGGAGGGATGCGTGAAGACCCCCCCTGAAGCTCGCGAAAGAAGCCCTCAACGAAAAAAGCAATATCTGAATTACTGGAGCTCCGCTCCGGACCATGAAGAGACCACTAAAGCTCTGATAGCCATCTACAAGGAAGCGGTTGACCTCCTCCGGAAGCACGGCGCAAAAGAGTGACGACCCGGCCCCGGACAGTCCCTCCCTTCGCTCCGCAGCGGCTCCCCTCCCTAGGAGCCGCCTTTCCAGCTCCAGGAAAGGGTATCACTGATTGATGGTAGAAATTGCCTGTATGAAAAAGGCCGTGCCATGCATTAAAAAAAGGGTCTCTCCTCCCGGGACCGGGGGGAAGCCATGAGCAGCGGGCCTCCCGCAGGAGGCGGGGATACGGGACATGGTGTACTCTATGGAGCCGTCGATACAAGGATGACCGCCTCAGGCTATGAGGAGCTCCGGTTCCTCTGGGACGAGTTCAAGCGCCTCAAGGTGAAGGATCTCTCCAATGAGCGCATTGAAAAGCTCCAGAGGGCCCATAAGAACCTCCTCGTTGACCATCCCGCCCTTCTCTACGGCGTTGCGCTGCTTATAGGGTTTATCGCCTTCTGCCTCTCGCATTTTGCGCCAGGTGTGCCTTTCTCACTCTTTCTCCTCTGCACAGGCTCACCCGATCCCTTCAGAGATGCTTTCATCCCGTCGGCCGACCTGTGGTTTGACCTCTCCACAGGGCTTGGCATTGCCTTCATTGCCTGTGTCGCGATAATCGCCCTCCATCGCACGGTGCTTTTTCCATGGCGCATGATCTCGGCGCTTGATTTCGGCTTCATGGTGACCTTGGAGAACTACCGCAGGTGGTTTGAAGGCTGCGGCAGGACAGAGAAAACCCTCGGCACGCTGAAAAGCCTGGGAATCAATGAATACTGGGATAACCCCTCATACTGCGTCTTTTACGAGGAGGGCGATGACCTTGCCGTCCTTGAGCCCGGCCCCTCCCTGGTGCAGAAAGCTCTCAGGGACGTGCTGGGGTTCAAGAAGCAGAAAAGGTTTCACCCGGGGAGGTACATAGAGAGCCTCAAGGACAAAAAAGAATCGGTGACTGAATTTATCGATTCACACCAGGAAAAGATTGAACTCAACAAGAAGGGCGGGCTGCCTGCCGGGGAAGGAATCGAGCTTCTGAAACATTTGAGAGACTGCTTCATGAAAGCCGGGTCCGAAGGTTTCACTTACTTGAGCGCTATCATATCAGCCCTGGAGAACGATGACTCGGTACCGGAGGGCTTTATCAAGGCAAGCGCCTGGGAAAGGGATCCCTGGAAGGATCTCACGAGGCAGAAGGACTTTTACTCCTCGGCCTCGCTGAGAACGGGGTCGCTGAAGGATACCCTGCAGCGCAGGACCAAGGGGATGCTGGGCCCCTTCGGCTACATGCGCAACAAATCAATTTCGGCGCTGGATTTCAGCACAAAGGAGGGGAGGAAGGCCCGGGCGCGCCTTGCTGCATGCCTATACCGCGATGCCGCCGGCGGGGAACAGGCCCTTCTTTTCGTGGACGGCGTCGAGGGAAGGGCAAGCGTGAAGCCTTCGCTCATCAAGAAGGCCATAGAGGATTATGCCCTGCGATGCGGCTTCAGGACCGTATGCTACTACAGGTACCCCCTCAACAAGGTGCCCGAGAGGTTCGTGCGCCATGTCGCGGGGTGCGGCCACCTCCTGGAGGAGATCACCCTCTCCTATGCAGATTCCTCAACACGCGAATACCTTGATGCCTTCGGCCTCCCCTTCGAGCCTTACGAGTATGCCTTCCCTCGAGGCAAGGTTCTGGGATATGCCGTCGATCTTGACGACCAGGTGCAGAGAGAGAAAAAAGTGCCGTCAAGGGCAGGGCTTTTTGCAGGGGAGTTTCTCAGGAAAGGCCTCCTCCATGCACTCACCTATGCCGCCATAGCCTTCGGTGCCTTCATGATGTACAGAAGCGGGCTCACCGAGCCGCTTTATCTTTACCTTGCAGTGATGGCCGCCCTTCTTGCCTATGATGCCGTATACCACAGAAGAGCCCTGCGGGTGAAGGATGACAAGAGCGCATCTATGCCGATGCCTGAGTTCATCACGGAAATCCTGGAAAAAATCAATCAGAATCCCCTGGCGGCAAAGATGGGATATGGCCCCAGGGCTCTCGCAAAGGCAGGGGAACTCCTGAAGATCTTCCCTTCCCCTCGTCGCGCTCTCCGCTATTTCTTCGAGGAAGTGCTCTACAACGTATCAATAAAGGATTCAGACCTGGAGAACATGCTCAAGTTCCTCCCGCCGCTCCAGGGAAAGCGGAGAAAGGCCCTCGACGAGGCCTTCTCCCTTTTCTGGAGGAAGAGAGACTGCGGGGCGCTTGAGAGGGCGCTCTCGGAGGAAAAGGAAGCAAGGGAAGCTCTCAAGCAGGAAGTGGTACGCAGGGCGAGGATCTTGCAGAAAATGGCAAAGATAAAGGATATTGACAGCGGCACGATAGGGTCAATTCTCAGGGTCTCGCGGGCAATGAGGCTTGACGTTGAGCAGGCCGTGGAAATGACCCTGATAAACACAAGGATCCTGAAAGGCCTCTGGAAAACGCCGCGGCCTCTCGCCACGCTCTTTGTCCCCCTTCTCTATCTCCTCCTGTTCCCGTCTCTGATAAGCCTGATAGAGAGCGTTTCCGGGGCTCCCCTGAGCATCCCCTGGTGCCTCATCATCTTCGCCCTCCCCTCCATAGGGGCCTCCTATTTCATCACCACGCGCCTCCCCGTGGCACCGGGGATTCTCACCTACCGAAGGACAGGAGAGTACATGGGAAGAGTGTTCCGGAAAGACTTCCAGGTTTCCGCCGTGCAGCAGGCAATGGCCCGTTCTGGAATAGACACGGGGGAGTTCGGGCAGGGGAGGGTTTACGAGAACAGAGAAAAGGGTGTCAGGATAGTCATCCATGACAAGAGGACCCTCGAGGGGGCCGTGGGCTTTCTCACCTCCGGCGAGGAGGTCGGCAACTGTATTGCGCTCAACCACGCCATTTCATGGACATTGCCCCCCCTTCTTTGCGACGATTCAGTCATGCTGGGCGATATCCATTACAGGGGCTCACAGCAGAAATACCAGCAGAGGGGACAGGTATGGATGATTGCCGCCCTCGAGGGGGACACCCCCGTCCTCACCGTGAACAGCTTTGAGTTCAATAACGAGGGGGCAAAACACCTTGATGAGCTCATGCCCGAAGCCGTCAAGGCCGTCCTGGACGTGGCGCGGAAGGGCCGTTTCAGCAGAGTCTACGCGGGAATTACGGAGTTTGCAAGAGACTACCTGGACGGGAATTTCAGGCAGGCCAGGGCGGCAGGGCCGGTAAAAAAGATCCACACTGCCGACCTGGGCTTCAGCTACTATTTCGACGCCTACGCGCTCAGAATCAATTTCGCGCGGCGGCCCGCGGCGGGAGATTACGTGTACCTCGAGCGGCGCGATTTGGGGAAAAGGCTCTACGCGCTCTCCTTCGCGCTCGTGGAGCTTTTAAGCGGAAACCGTGCAAAATGCAGGGCATTCCTGGACACGGTGAAAAACGCCCATAACATGTGGGAGCTCTCTCCGCCGGGGAATGATGCGGAAGCATAGATGCCCCTCATGCCCCTTCGGCGGCCATCCTGCCGTGTCTTGCTCTCTCAGAGAGAACATGCCTTTTCCTCTGGTAGAGGAAAGAGGTTATCAGGAGCAGGACCCCCATGATGATGGTGGTCGTCACCCTGTTGTATGCATTGAGCACTGCCATGTCCACGAAACCAATCTTGAGCATTGACGCGCAGAGTAGCAGGAGACCGAACTGCCTGAACACCTTGAGCTCCATCATCACGCCGTAAGAGATAAAGGCAAAGGCAGAGACGCTCCAGAAAACCGACAGGACTACCTGGAAACTGTCGAGCATGCCGTAAAGCTTGTAAAGCACGAAGGTGAACTGGAAGCAGAAGATGAAAAGCGCCAGTGTCACAATGAGGTTGCGCACGTCGTAAACGCGCCATACCATGAGGGCCGCCATGGAGTATACCGCGACGAGGACCGCTATGAAAGCGACTTCCTGGAGCTCAATATGCCCGGAAGCGGCTATGGTCATCCTTCCCCCTGCGATCATGAAGTTGGCGTCAAGCACGATGGACTTCAGAAAAGTGACGAAAAAAATGACAAGGGCAAGGGTGGTGTAGTTCCTCGAGCGCGAATCCCCGCCCGAATAGCTGCGCAGGGACTGGAGCGCCATGGGGGCCATTACCGAGCTGAAGGTATCGGTGCCTCCTTTTTTCATGGAATAGATGAGAAGGGCCATTGCAATGAGAGCCCAGGCTATGGTGGAGAGGGCGCCGGTGGATACGGCAAAAAAGCTCTTCATCACTATGGCAATGACCATATAAGGGATGGCTCCTGTCATCCATCTCTCGTGGCAGGGAATTTTATCCTCGCGGGCCATCAGCATCCAATATGAAAGGGCAAATATGCCTGCAATACAAATGAGGGCTCCGAAGTGACCGCCGGGGAGGATATGCGGCGCAGCACCCACGCAGAAGGAGAGCGGCCGGCCGGCAACGAGCGCAAGGGATGTTATGGCCATCCCTGCAATGGCGATCCTGTGGAGGGATATGAGAATATCTTGATATTTAAGGCTCAAAGCGGCCAGCAGGGCAAGGGTGACGGCAGCGGAGAGCGACGGGGGTACATATACCAGGACGGCGCAGTAAAATGCCGCGCAGGCCATTACCACGAGGCTTCGCATTATCATGCCGGCCGTATCGCCGCCTTCAGCCTTCCGGGCATACATCAGCGCGAAGCTCGCGAGGAATATGAGCGATGAGGCGAGGTAGAGAGCAAAGCCCGACAATGGCTCCAGCATCACGCTGTCCCTCACCGGCATCGTGTAGAAAAGGATCACTGCCGTGAAGGCTGCTGCCATGGCGCCATATCCCCTGAAGAGCCAGGAATATTCTCTGAAGGAGCCGAGGCTCACCGCAAAGGCGATGAGAGAAGCAAGCCCGGAAAGCAGGGGAAGCGCCAGGGGAGAAGGAGCATAACGGATAATTATGAAGCCAGAGATGGCCATCGCGGTGAGGAGCACAAGGCCTTCGGCGGCCTGGTCCTCATCCTCGATTAAGTCACGCTTTGCATAGAGCATTCGGAAATAAAGGAAATAAGCTGCCGCTGACGCGATGAACACTGAGAGCCTCGTGACGGCAAGATCCGCACTCCCCTCCATGGAAGGTATGACAAGGAAAAGCTGCATCGCGTCAAGGAGCAGCGCAAAGTATGAGAACCTCCTGAGAAGCTTTCTGTAGTCCCTGCTCCCAATCCTGAAGCTTGCGGCCATAAGCGCGAAGGCCTCGATACCCCAGAGGCCTGTCACAAGTGAAAACCATGCAGTGCCCTTCGACAGGAAGGAAACAAAGCTTATCGATGCGGTGAGGAAAAGGAGGCCCATCACGGCGTTGTTCTCCACTATTTCAGCGAAGCCGTGCGACTCCTCCCTGAGGCCATGGGCCTTCACCGCGAGGGCAAGATGGATTCCTGCCATGCCAAGGTAGATGAGAATCGGCCAAGGCGCAGCCATCCTCATCAGCGTGAAGCATGAGGCCACAGCAAAGGCTATGGGGTTCACATAGGAGATGACAAGGTGGTAATCGCTGCTGGTTTTCCGCACGAAGTGGAGTATGTTGTTTGAAAAG
This window of the Candidatus Eremiobacterota bacterium genome carries:
- a CDS encoding DUF2339 domain-containing protein; amino-acid sequence: MIIWIAVVIVFFLACTALGRVYEEKERIDRIEGALATMKKSLEKRAEPAKLREARPGKRGAGGSGSSPAVIPHGFLEERAPAPRELPAGGSVVNAPALPKEKPSAMSAVYPPPSSQSKEYTEKAPRWEMAFAGSYLNFFGILFLLIGIATYLTVTLSTCLAGGVLQCGAAVALGLVMIAGGNHLYLRNMEKFACPLVAGGFTIIFFAVCASYFRYGLISTPLLFAAIFTVVASSGLAIFRYDSKFIGATMLVTVFLAPFLMRFSFTGPGLIALYLVAINLGVAYVAYYKKWDSYLTLSFLATYGLYLHFFRSCDPLITLCFLTAIYLIYLFSNNILHFVRKTSSDYHLVISYVNPIAFAVASCFTLMRMAAPWPILIYLGMAGIHLALAVKAHGLREESHGFAEIVENNAVMGLLFLTASISFVSFLSKGTAWFSLVTGLWGIEAFALMAASFRIGSRDYRKLLRRFSYFALLLDAMQLFLVIPSMEGSADLAVTRLSVFIASAAAYFLYFRMLYAKRDLIEDEDQAAEGLVLLTAMAISGFIIIRYAPSPLALPLLSGLASLIAFAVSLGSFREYSWLFRGYGAMAAAFTAVILFYTMPVRDSVMLEPLSGFALYLASSLIFLASFALMYARKAEGGDTAGMIMRSLVVMACAAFYCAVLVYVPPSLSAAVTLALLAALSLKYQDILISLHRIAIAGMAITSLALVAGRPLSFCVGAAPHILPGGHFGALICIAGIFALSYWMLMAREDKIPCHERWMTGAIPYMVIAIVMKSFFAVSTGALSTIAWALIAMALLIYSMKKGGTDTFSSVMAPMALQSLRSYSGGDSRSRNYTTLALVIFFVTFLKSIVLDANFMIAGGRMTIAASGHIELQEVAFIAVLVAVYSMAALMVWRVYDVRNLIVTLALFIFCFQFTFVLYKLYGMLDSFQVVLSVFWSVSAFAFISYGVMMELKVFRQFGLLLLCASMLKIGFVDMAVLNAYNRVTTTIIMGVLLLITSFLYQRKRHVLSERARHGRMAAEGA